The Cryobacterium sp. SO1 genomic sequence AGCTGTTCAACGCCGGCTCGAAGCCCTGGCGACGAATTATGTGCCCCATGAAGGTCCCCCTTACGGACGCCTCGGCTCCCAATCGAAGGAGGCCAGCGAACGGGTCGACTGGAAGGGTCACGACCGACACCATTTCGTGAATCTCAGCTCCTATTTCTCGTGCCGGGGCACGTCCCGCCAGGTGGTGGAGTTTCTCGACGCCGTGTTCTCGGAGGATAGCGTGTGGCCTCGAACGGCCCGGCAACTGGAATCGACACGTTTCGTTCACCGTCGCGTCATAGGAAAGCCAGGATCATGACACCACCGAAGACGACCCTTGAGCATGAAAGCGCTTACAAGCGCAAGACCGCGTTTATTACACATCAGAGGGAATCTTCATGCAACAGATAGTTGTTCTCCGCACCATCGCAGTTGCGATGGCCGCCACCTTCGTTCTCTCCGGGTGCTCACAGGGTACTGGGGGCCCGGCCGCGGGCGATGCGTCCGGACCGCTCATCGTCTATTCCAACTCGGTCTCCGATGGACGTGGCGAGTGGCTTGTAGAGAAGGCGGCAACCGCGGGCTTCGAGATTGAATTCGTCGACATGGGTGGCGGGGACGTGCAGAACCGCATCGTCGCGGAGGTGAACAATCCCATCGCCGATGTCGTGTTCGGGCCGAACAACGTCGTGTTCGAGAACATGAAGGCCGCAGACGCGCTCGAGCCATACACACCGGAGTGGGCCGGGCTCGTCGACGCCACGGTCGCGGACGGCGACGACGAGAACTTCTGGCCGATCGTGAAGGAACCGATCATGCTCGTGTACGATTCCGCCGCATACCCCGGCGGCGAAGGTGCGCCCGAAGACTGGACCGACCTCTGGGAGAAGGAGGAGTTCCACGGCCTCTACGAGACGAGCACCAGCCTGAGCGGCGGCACGACCCAAATGGTTGTCACGGGCATCCTCACCCGCTACCAGGACGAAGCCGGATACCTCGGAATCAGCGACGAGGGCTGGACCGCCATCGAACAGTTCTACGCCAACGGCAGCCCCTCGGTCGAGGCCACCGACCTATACGCACGAATGGCCGACGAGAGCGTGACAATGGGCCAGATGTGGCTCGCCGGCAAGGTCAGCCGCGAGGAAGAATACGGCGTCACTACCAAAGCCGTTTACCCGGAGGTCGGCGTGCCGATCGTCTACCAGCACATCGGACTCGTGGCCGGAAACGACAAGCCGGAGGCCTCCCGGGAGTTTATCGACTGGTTCGGCAGCGCCCCGGTGCAGGCCGAGTGGTCACAGGAGTTCTTCACCGCACCGACCAATGAAGACGCACTCACGGGCGCAGACGCGGCAGCGGTCGAGGTCACCAATTCCTTCGCGCAGCAGGACATCGATTGGGAGTTTGTCGCCGCGAACCTACCGTCGTGGGTCGAAGAGATCGAACTGAAGTACCTGGGCCAGTAATGATCACCCTTTCGAACATCCAGGTTCGCTTCGGCGACTTCACCGCACTGGCTGATTTCTCACTGACGGTTCGGGAGGGTGAGTTCTTCACCCTCCTGGGCCCGTCGGGCTGTGGAAAGACGACGGCGCTCCGCACGCTCGCCGGCCTTGTCGCACCAACGAGCGGCAGCATCTCCATCGCCGACCGCGACGTGACCCGACTGAGAAGTGACCAGCGCGAACTCGGCATGGTTTTTCAGAACTACGCGCTGTTTCCCAGTCTCAGCGTCGAAGAGAACATCGCTTTCGGCCTCAAGGCACGACACACGCCGAAACGAGAGGTGCGGGAGCGCGTCGACGCAATCGCCCGGGACGTGAACCTCAGCCCCGCGCAGCTGCAGAAGAACGTGTCCGAGCTCTCCGGCGGGCAGCAGCAGCGAGTCGCGATCGCGCGTTCCCTCGTGATGCACCCGAAAATCCTGCTGCTCGATGAACCCCTGTCGAACCTCGACGCCAAGTTGCGCCAGCAATTGCGCGTGCAGCTCAAGCAATTGCAGCGCCAGTTCGGCATCACTACGGTCTACGTGACCCACGACCAGGACGAGGCCATGACGATGTCCGATCGCGTGGCCGTGATGAACAACGGCCGCATCGAGCAGATCGGCACCCCGCAGGAGGTCTACGCGCGCTCAGCGACGGAGTTCGTCTGCACCTTCATCGGCGACGCCAATCGGCTCACGCCCGCGCTCACGGCACGCCTCGCCGCCCGGTCCGCCGGGCAACTCTCGGCCGACGCGCCGAGCTACGTGCGCACCGAGAAAGTTACGCTGCTCGATGACAGCGCCGTGGCAACCGGCGCGACAGCCGAGGGATTCATCGCGGAGCGTGCATATCAGGGCACGAGTTCCACCTACACCGTCGATTGTGAAGCGGACGGCTCACTGCGCGCGATCGTCCTTGAGAAGGGGGACTCCGGCCATGTGGTCGGTAAGCGCGTGCGCGTCGAGATCCCGACCGAGCACGTTCTGCAGTACCAGGTGACAGACGAGTCAGCCTTCGCGGGCGCTGACCCGCAGCTCGTGTCAGCGGGGTCGACGCTGTGAGATCCGCACAGCGGATGCTGCGGCATCCGCTATTTCTCGTCATCACCGTCGTGCTGCTCTGGTTTATCGCTGCCTTCCTCGTACTGCCCAACGTCACGGTATTGCGGTCGGTGTTTGTTGCGCCCGACGGTTCACTGACGCTGAGGTCTATTGACCGGCTCCTTGGCTCGGAGCGGGCGATGAACTCGCTCCGTAATAGCTTTCTGCTCGCCGTCATACTGTCGGTGACCGTGAACGCCGTGGGAATCTTCATTGTTCTCGTCACTCGGTTCTACGACATCAAGGGCGCTAGCGTGCTGTGGCTCGGTTATGCGACGACCCTCATCTACGGCGGCATCGTGCTGGTTTCCGGCTACAAGACGGTGTACGGCTCGAATGGCATCATCACCAATGCCCTGCTCGCGGCCTTTCCCGACTTCGACCCCAACTGGTTTTCGGGCATGTTCGCGGTGGTGTTCGTTATGACGTTCGCCGCGACGGGGAACCATCTATTGTTTCTCTCTGCGGCAATAGCTCGCGTCGATTTTCAAACCGTTGAAGCAGCACGAATGATGGGCGCCTCAAACTGGAGCGTGCTGCGCAAGGTCGTACTGCCGGTGATCAAGCCGATGATCTACGCGATCACGATCCTCACTTTCCTCGGTGGACTGGGAGCGCTGGCCGCGCCCCAAGTTTTGGGCGGCAGCGGGTTCCAGACCATCACCCCAATGATCCTCTCCTTCGCCAATAGCCCGACTTCGCGGGACCTCTCGGCGACGCTCGCGATCATCCTGGGCATCTCCTCGGTCGTGCTGCTCGTCGTTCTCAATCGCATGGAGAAGGGTGGCGTCTATTTCTCTGTCTCGAAAGTCCCCACGAGCCTGCAGAAGCAGCGCATCAGTAACCCGGTAGCGAATGTCGCAGTGCACATCGTTGCCTACGCCCTGTTCACTCTCTACGTACTCCCACCGGCGCTCATCGTGCTCTTCTCGTTCACAGACGCGAGATCGATCAACTCAGGCACGATCACGCTGGACAGCTTCACCCTGCAGAATTACGTCACCGTGCTCACCACCGAGAGCGGCTATAAGCCGTTTCTCGTGAGCGTCGCATACAGCGCCGTCACGGCCGCCGTCGTGATCGTCCTCATGCTCTTCACCGCGCGAATGATTCAGCGCTACCGCAACGCGTTGACAATCGCGATGGAGTACTTGCTGCACATCCCCTGGATTCTTCCCTCGACCATGGTCGCCCTCGGTCTCGTAATGACGTTCGACCGCCCACAGGCAGCCGTCTTCGGGTGGGTGCTCACGGGCACAGTTGGCATCCTCGCGCTCGCATACGTGATCGGAAAGATCCCGTTTACCTTCCGATTGCTCAAGGCCGCGTTCTCCGGCGTGCCCGACAACATCGAGGATGCCGCGGCGATCCTCGGCGCGAGTCCGATGTACACCTTCCGCAGAGTGGTGTTCCCGCTCGTGCTCCCGACGGCGGCGGCGCTCACGGCGCTCAACTTCAACAGCCTGCTCGACGACTACGACACCGCGGTCTTCCTCGCCCACCCGCTCTTCCAGCCGCTCGGCCTGGTGATCAAGAGCGCCACGAGCGGCGAGACGATCAACGATTCAACGGCGCTGACATTCGTCTACACCGTGTTGCTCATGGTCATCTCCGCGTTCACGATGTGGCTGGTCTACGGGCGTTCCGGCAAGCGCCGCGCGACGCCGTCGCACTCCTGAGCAACTCCAACCCCGACACGAAAGAAACCCTATGTTCGGCCAGACCAGCCACCGCCCCATCAACGCGCTTCTCAACGAACGGCTCGAGGCACGCCGACCGCTCATCGCCGTGCACCGCGGCACAGGATCAGGCATGATCGTCGAGAACACGGCCCCCGCGGTGGCAGCGGCACTGCGCAGCGGCGCCGATATGGTGGAGATCGACGTGATCGCGTCGACCGACGGAGACTACTTCGTCTTCCATGACGGCTACGAGAATGCACACTTCGGGCTCGACCGCAATCTGCAAGAACTCAGCACCGAAGAGATTGAGGCACTCTCGTACCGCCAGCGCAGCGACGAACCGGTGCGGGTCGAACGGCTCGAAACCGTGCTGCGGTCGTTTCCCGGCGTGCTCTTCAATATCGACCGCTCATGGCGCTACTGGCAGCACCTGCTCGGCTGGTTCGACAGGTTCGACATGGCTGAGCAGCTCATCCTCAAGAGTCCTCCCGAGCCATCGGCGCTCGAGTTTCTGCGACGGCACCCCGTGAAGTACCCTTTTGTCGTGATCGTGTCGACTGAAGCCGAACTCGACGCCGTGGCATCCGACCCGCTCATCAACCTCGTGGGCGCGGAACTCATCGCTGCCGACGAGTCGCACCCGTTCTGCGACCCGGAGTGGGTCACAGAACTGAGACAACGCGGCATCTTCGCCTACGTCAATGCACTCGACCTAGGCAACGGTCGGGCGCTCATGGCGGGATGGGATGACACCCGGTCGGTGCTCGACGACGCGGACGAGGGTTGGGGCAGACTCGTCGAACTCGGGGCGGACGTCATCCAGACCGACTGGCCCGCGTTGCTGAGCGGATACCTCGGTTCCCGCACCGATCGTGCAGTCGCCCGCACATCATGACCGGCTCCGCTACCAAGCCGTGGACCCGCGTGACCATGGCCGACGTCGCACGGGAAGCGCGCGTCTCCGGGGCGACCGTCTCACGCGTGCTTGAGGGCGTCGTCCCCGTCACGGAGGAAACACGCGCCGCCGTGATAGCGGCTATCCAACGCACCGGCTACATCCGCAATTGGGCCGCACGTCAGCTCGCGAGCAATACCTCAGACTCGGTCGGCCTGCTGCTGCGTGACCCGCGCAATCCCACATACGGCGTGCTTCACTCAGAGTTGCAATCTCGCGCTGCAGACCACGGGTTGCAGCTGCTCACGGTGTCGCCGTCGTTCGACACGGGGTCGCGCCACGAGCGCTCCGGACTGCATCGGCTGCTCGAGCAGCGGGTCAGCGGCATACTCGTGGCGACCGGCGTCATCCCGGCGAACGACCTCGTGCCGTTTGTGTCGGTCGTGCCGACGGTCGTGCTCGGGCGGCCAGAGGATCATCCCGCTATCAACGCCGTGGTGTACGACGAGGTGAGCAACGGCAATCTCATCGCCGACCGGGTGCTCGAGCACGGACACCGGGCCATCGCGGTCGTGGTGCCTCCGCCGACAGTGTCACTCGGCGAGAACCGACGCGCTACCGCCATTGTGGCCCGGCTCGCCGTCGCAGGGGTGCGGGCGATCGTTGTGGCGACACCGACGTTCGCCACGCTGAACGAGTCGTCACCCGCGCTCATTCGGCTTGTGCGTGACCGCACCGTGACCGCGGTGATGTTTCCCACCGACATGCGCCAAGTGGCTTTCTTGCAGGACGCGCGTGACGCGGGCATCCGGGCGCCGGAGGAGGTTTCGACGACCGGGATGGACGGCGTCATGCCTGGGCTCGGCCTTCTCGGACTCGCCACCGTGCGCATGCCGATTGAGACACTCGCACGTCGCGGAATGGCGATCCTCGCCGAGCAGATCGCTGCGGGAAGGCCGACGCCGCCGCTCCATGAGTCCTACGCGGGCGAGTTCGTGCCGGGAAATAGCCTACGGCGCTCAGGAGTCCTGGTCTGACCCCACCTGGTGCGGCCACCTATCCCTCCACGGCACAGAACGCCGCTCTCTCCAATGGCGTCGTCACGGAAACCGAGTACCGGGATGGCTTCGCCCGCTATGACGGATGCAGGATCAACGCTGGCTCTCCGCTCGTGGGAGTCGATCAAAGCGGGACAATAATCGAGTATTTAAACACCGGCGACTCTGTGACTTCTGGGGTGGAGGGTCACCGGGACGCGCTGGAATTCACCCTGCTGGACAGTGCCTGGCAAATCCAGAACGAAGATACGTCAGAGACGGCCAATCGCATCGGCGCGTGCCTCACCGCACGCGGCATCACACCAGAACCGACAATGGCAGGCAAAAACCGCCAGCTTGACGCAATCCCGCTAGCCGTCGAAGAGTGCCTTACCGGCCCTTGAGAGTTCACTCCGGCCTAGGACTCGCCTTCAACGCGTCTGTCAAAAAACGCGTTGAAGGTTCCGCTCGTGGGCATTTGTCGTGATTGTCTCCACGGTCCGAGATTCGCGCGCTATGGGCGAGCTCGGAAACTCAGGACTGACCGATTTCGGCCACTTTCCTCACTGTCCCAAGGGCCACACGTAGATAGAGCTACGAGGGCGAGGCCTACCAATAGGAGCCAAACGTAGGCCCATGATGTCGTCAGCACCAACTGAATAATTCCGGTCATCACAGCGAAACTACCGACGCTGAAAAGCGCTCGCGTAACCATCCAGCTGAACAACCCGTGCTTAGGTCTCATCTGCCCACTCTACGCAAACCGCACGCGAACCCAGCGAGCAAGGGTTGCATCGACCAAATGTGCCGCGTTGGGCGTTCCGCATTCAGCCCTTACGTTGGGGGGATGGATGAAGAGGTTCTGGCCGGGGGAAACTCGAGCACGGTCGTGCGGGTAGGCGACACCGTTCACCGCCCCACCGGACCTTGGACTCCCGCGGTACATCAACTTATGAGCACACTCCGCGCGGCGGGCGTGACGGAAGTGCCTGAGCCTCTTGGCCTGGACGACGAGGGCCGCGAAGTGCTCTCCTACCTTCCGGGAGTAGTCGGCAACTACCCAATGCCCAGCTGGATCTGGTCGCCCACGATCCTGCACGAGGCTGGCTCTTTGCTTCGACGGGTTCATGACGCCAGCGCGCCACTCGCGCACACGGCCGCCATATGGCAGCTGCCTGCGCACGAGCCAATCGAGGTGGTGTGCCTGAATGACGTCGCACCGTACAACATGGTCTTCCAAGACGGGCACATCACCGGTCTCATCGACGTCGACATGGCCTCCCCCGGGCCTCGGATTTGGGACCTCGCCTACCTCGCATATCGGCTCGTCCCGCTCGGCGAGTACGCAGACCCTGACGCTCCGGACTGGGATGCTCGCCCCGGCCGGCTCGATGCGCTCATCCGCGCCTATGGCTATGGGTTCGACCAGGCTGCCGTTCTTCGGGCGGCAGCGGACCGCATGGAGGATCTTGCCGTTTTCACGGATCAACGTGCGGCCGACACGGGTCGCAATGATTTCCTGGAGCATGCCGCCCAATACCGACGCGATCGCGACCGACTTGTCGAAATGATCGCACGCCCGTGGGCCTCGTGAACGCGGATATCCAGGTAGTCCAAGTCAACGATCCACGCCTGCAGCACCTGACCGAGGCGGGTTACGTCGTTGTCGGCGAATCATGGGGTGCCCGCCTTCGCCTGAGTGATCCACCCGACCTGACTGTGCTGAACGCGGCAGTCGTCGCGGCAACGGACCAAGGATTCCTGATCGAGGAACTCGGCGCCAGCTGGGCGCCTCAGGTCACGGCCCTTGAAGCCTTGAACCACGCCGACTACCCGTACACGCCAGCGACAGCAGCACCGCATCGCGACGAGTCCGACCTACGCGAACTGTGGAGATCCGGATGCCGCCTATTCGGCGCAATCAACGACGGGCAACTCGTGGCCGTCAGCACCATACGGCTGACTACCGCGCGAGCAGAAACCGAATTCACTTCCGTCCACCGCTCCTGCCGCCGCAGAGGGCTCGCCGTTGCTGTCAAGGCCGCATCGATCACGGCGTTGGCTAACGACGGCGTCAGGATCTTCGGCACGGGTGGTGCTCAAATCAACACCGGCAGCATCCGCATGAATGAACATCTCGGCTATGCCATCGAAGAACGATGGCTCAGCCTCACGATGCCGAAATAGCCCAAGAACGCACGCCCGGAGAAGGTTCCCCTGAAACCGAATTGGCAAGCACGCTCTCCGAGGTGCAGGGAGGGCGAACGGCCGCCAGCGTGCGAGCCGCGCACGTCGATTTCGCCAGCACCTCCGCCTTGGCGAGGAAGGCAGGCCTATGAGCCGGTGGGCGTGTCTTCGTTCGAAACGAGCGCTTTGATGACGGATGCCACGGCAAGAACCGTTCCGGCTAGCAAGCCGCCCCAGCCAAGGAATTGCTCAACCAGCGTCGGGGAAGTACCCAGGTCATCGACGCGGATTCCCGTGTTCACAAGGAAGATGGCCGCGCTCAACGCGATCAGAACTCCGATGATCAAACCAATGATGCTGCCTCTTCTGCTGCGCATGTGATGATCCAATCAGTTTTCGCGACTCTATCGTCTCGAACACGGGAGTCGCGTTGTCTTCGCACTTAGGGTTCCCCGATGAAGACGACAACGTATCGTCCGACATCGTGAACGGTGGGGGTGCAGGAGCCAGAGGAACAGCTGGTGCCACGGGACGATTGAGAGAACGAACCGGAGCGGGGGAGGTTTGATGTGCGAGCAGTTGGCGTCCGGAGTTCACCCGTCGTGTCCTAGTTGGGCGGTGGCGTCTCGACGCTGAGTTCGCTGTCTTCTGCCCCCGGTGATGTTCCGATGAATTTCACCGAGCCACCGTTGGGTCTCGGCCACGACCATTCAATTCGCCATTCGGTTCCTGATCCTCCAACCGAGAGTGGTTACGTCCCCGTGAGTGGTGTGGTTTCCCGCTCTTGAGTGTTGCTTCGTCAACGTGAAGAGCCACCGTGGGATGGTCAGTGAGAACCGATCAAAGCTACTCACAGAAAGACACAAACCACGATGGCTCTAGACCAGTCTGCCCTGCTCGACCTGCTGGGAGAACTCAAACTCACCGATGTCACCGATCGCATCCGATCCGCGACCGAAAAGCTCTACCAAGAACTGATCGATGCGGAAGCGACCGCGTTCATCGGCGCCGCCCCGTTCGAGCGCTCCGGCGACCGCACCACCCACCGCAACGGCACCCGATCCAGGACGTTGACGACCACCGCCGGCGACCTCGACCTGAAGATCCCGAAGCTCCGTGCCGGGTCGTTCTTCCCTGCCCTGCTCGAGCGGCGCCGACGGGTCGACCAGGCGTTGTTCGCGGTCGTGATGGAGGCCTACGTCCACGGCGTCTCAACCCGCAAAGTCGACGACCTGGTCAAGGCCCTCGGCGCGGACACCGGGATCTCCAAGTCCGAGGTGTCTCGGATTTGCGCGGGCCTGGACGCGGAGGTGGCCGAGTTCCGCGACCGCACCTTGGCCGCCCAGGACTTCCCCTACGTGTTCCTCGATGCCACCTACTGCAAAGCCCGGGTCGGCCACCGGATCGTGTCCCAAGCCATCGTCGTCGCGGTCGGGGTCGCCGCCGACGGCCGCCGGGAAGTACTGGGCTTCGACGTGGGTGACAGCGAGAATGAGGGCTTCTGGACGTCGTTTCTACGGTCGCTCAAGACCCGCGGTCTCGACGGGGTCAAGCTGGTCATGTCTGACGCCCACACCGGGCTCAAGAAGGCCATCAGCACCGTGTTCCAAGGCGCCGGGTGGCAGAGATGCCGAGTCCATTTCATGCGCAACGTCCTCGCCGTGATCCCGAAAGGATCCCAGGACATGGTGGCCTCGATCATCCGCACCATCTTCGCCCAACCCGACCGTGAGCACATCGAGAAGCAGTTCCGCGAGGTCACCACCATGCTCGCCCGGTCACACCCGAAGGTCGCCGCGATGCTCGTCGACGCGCAACCCGACCTGCTCGCCTTCGCCGCGTTCCCGCGGCGGCACTGGCGCCAGATCTGGTCCA encodes the following:
- a CDS encoding GNAT family N-acetyltransferase, whose translation is MGLVNADIQVVQVNDPRLQHLTEAGYVVVGESWGARLRLSDPPDLTVLNAAVVAATDQGFLIEELGASWAPQVTALEALNHADYPYTPATAAPHRDESDLRELWRSGCRLFGAINDGQLVAVSTIRLTTARAETEFTSVHRSCRRRGLAVAVKAASITALANDGVRIFGTGGAQINTGSIRMNEHLGYAIEERWLSLTMPK
- a CDS encoding LacI family DNA-binding transcriptional regulator — its product is MTGSATKPWTRVTMADVAREARVSGATVSRVLEGVVPVTEETRAAVIAAIQRTGYIRNWAARQLASNTSDSVGLLLRDPRNPTYGVLHSELQSRAADHGLQLLTVSPSFDTGSRHERSGLHRLLEQRVSGILVATGVIPANDLVPFVSVVPTVVLGRPEDHPAINAVVYDEVSNGNLIADRVLEHGHRAIAVVVPPPTVSLGENRRATAIVARLAVAGVRAIVVATPTFATLNESSPALIRLVRDRTVTAVMFPTDMRQVAFLQDARDAGIRAPEEVSTTGMDGVMPGLGLLGLATVRMPIETLARRGMAILAEQIAAGRPTPPLHESYAGEFVPGNSLRRSGVLV
- a CDS encoding glycerophosphodiester phosphodiesterase family protein gives rise to the protein MFGQTSHRPINALLNERLEARRPLIAVHRGTGSGMIVENTAPAVAAALRSGADMVEIDVIASTDGDYFVFHDGYENAHFGLDRNLQELSTEEIEALSYRQRSDEPVRVERLETVLRSFPGVLFNIDRSWRYWQHLLGWFDRFDMAEQLILKSPPEPSALEFLRRHPVKYPFVVIVSTEAELDAVASDPLINLVGAELIAADESHPFCDPEWVTELRQRGIFAYVNALDLGNGRALMAGWDDTRSVLDDADEGWGRLVELGADVIQTDWPALLSGYLGSRTDRAVARTS
- a CDS encoding extracellular solute-binding protein, producing the protein MQQIVVLRTIAVAMAATFVLSGCSQGTGGPAAGDASGPLIVYSNSVSDGRGEWLVEKAATAGFEIEFVDMGGGDVQNRIVAEVNNPIADVVFGPNNVVFENMKAADALEPYTPEWAGLVDATVADGDDENFWPIVKEPIMLVYDSAAYPGGEGAPEDWTDLWEKEEFHGLYETSTSLSGGTTQMVVTGILTRYQDEAGYLGISDEGWTAIEQFYANGSPSVEATDLYARMADESVTMGQMWLAGKVSREEEYGVTTKAVYPEVGVPIVYQHIGLVAGNDKPEASREFIDWFGSAPVQAEWSQEFFTAPTNEDALTGADAAAVEVTNSFAQQDIDWEFVAANLPSWVEEIELKYLGQ
- a CDS encoding ABC transporter ATP-binding protein, encoding MITLSNIQVRFGDFTALADFSLTVREGEFFTLLGPSGCGKTTALRTLAGLVAPTSGSISIADRDVTRLRSDQRELGMVFQNYALFPSLSVEENIAFGLKARHTPKREVRERVDAIARDVNLSPAQLQKNVSELSGGQQQRVAIARSLVMHPKILLLDEPLSNLDAKLRQQLRVQLKQLQRQFGITTVYVTHDQDEAMTMSDRVAVMNNGRIEQIGTPQEVYARSATEFVCTFIGDANRLTPALTARLAARSAGQLSADAPSYVRTEKVTLLDDSAVATGATAEGFIAERAYQGTSSTYTVDCEADGSLRAIVLEKGDSGHVVGKRVRVEIPTEHVLQYQVTDESAFAGADPQLVSAGSTL
- a CDS encoding phosphotransferase, yielding MSTLRAAGVTEVPEPLGLDDEGREVLSYLPGVVGNYPMPSWIWSPTILHEAGSLLRRVHDASAPLAHTAAIWQLPAHEPIEVVCLNDVAPYNMVFQDGHITGLIDVDMASPGPRIWDLAYLAYRLVPLGEYADPDAPDWDARPGRLDALIRAYGYGFDQAAVLRAAADRMEDLAVFTDQRAADTGRNDFLEHAAQYRRDRDRLVEMIARPWAS
- a CDS encoding IS256 family transposase, translating into MALDQSALLDLLGELKLTDVTDRIRSATEKLYQELIDAEATAFIGAAPFERSGDRTTHRNGTRSRTLTTTAGDLDLKIPKLRAGSFFPALLERRRRVDQALFAVVMEAYVHGVSTRKVDDLVKALGADTGISKSEVSRICAGLDAEVAEFRDRTLAAQDFPYVFLDATYCKARVGHRIVSQAIVVAVGVAADGRREVLGFDVGDSENEGFWTSFLRSLKTRGLDGVKLVMSDAHTGLKKAISTVFQGAGWQRCRVHFMRNVLAVIPKGSQDMVASIIRTIFAQPDREHIEKQFREVTTMLARSHPKVAAMLVDAQPDLLAFAAFPRRHWRQIWSTNPLERVNKEIKRRTDVVGVFPNAAALLRLAGSVLIEQHDEWEAGERRYFSEASMLELATMNNPIEVIDEAVILPELAAA
- a CDS encoding iron ABC transporter permease, whose product is MRSAQRMLRHPLFLVITVVLLWFIAAFLVLPNVTVLRSVFVAPDGSLTLRSIDRLLGSERAMNSLRNSFLLAVILSVTVNAVGIFIVLVTRFYDIKGASVLWLGYATTLIYGGIVLVSGYKTVYGSNGIITNALLAAFPDFDPNWFSGMFAVVFVMTFAATGNHLLFLSAAIARVDFQTVEAARMMGASNWSVLRKVVLPVIKPMIYAITILTFLGGLGALAAPQVLGGSGFQTITPMILSFANSPTSRDLSATLAIILGISSVVLLVVLNRMEKGGVYFSVSKVPTSLQKQRISNPVANVAVHIVAYALFTLYVLPPALIVLFSFTDARSINSGTITLDSFTLQNYVTVLTTESGYKPFLVSVAYSAVTAAVVIVLMLFTARMIQRYRNALTIAMEYLLHIPWILPSTMVALGLVMTFDRPQAAVFGWVLTGTVGILALAYVIGKIPFTFRLLKAAFSGVPDNIEDAAAILGASPMYTFRRVVFPLVLPTAAALTALNFNSLLDDYDTAVFLAHPLFQPLGLVIKSATSGETINDSTALTFVYTVLLMVISAFTMWLVYGRSGKRRATPSHS